The Verrucomicrobiota bacterium nucleotide sequence ACTTGGGCGACAAGCTGAGCTGGCACGACTTCGAGGTCAAGGCCGACAACATGGGCGAGCCGATGCTCGCGCTCTCGGGCCGCGCCGCCGACGTCGGCAAGCAGCTCGGCATCAAACGCATCCACCTCTCCCTCTCCAATACGAACGTGAGCGCCTCCGCCATCGTCGTCGCCGAGAAGTAGTCCTCACTCCTCAAGCCCGCGTCCTTGCGCGCCTCTGGGAGAGATCCCCCCTTGCCTACGTCACAAGCCCGTGTTCAGTAGTACTCCCCTTCGCAATCTCCGCGCCGGGGAAAACGAGCGCGTGGCGGATGGTGCAGTCTGCGCCGACGCGGCAGCCGCGCATGAGGTGGGCGTTCGGGCCGATGGTGCTGCCCGCCCCGATGGCGACCTCGTCCTCGACGAGGCAGGGCGGGACGAACGTCACGCCGTCGCGTCCGCCCGGTGTCGGCAATGAGGTTTGGGCGAAGAACCGCGCGTTGAGCGCGAGCAAGTCGGCGGGCAAGGTGAGCGTGTCGCGGCGCGACAACTCGAACCAGCCGACGCGCGCGCCGGCGTCGAGAAACGCCTGCATCGCGTCCTGGAACTCGAGCTCGCCCCGCGGCGACGGCTGGACCCCGTCGAGGAGCCCAAGGATCCTCGGCGAGAACGCATAGAGCAACGGACCGCAGAACGGCGATGCCACGTCGTCGAGTGTCGGCTTCTCGACGATGCGCACGACGCGGTCGCCGTCAACGACGACGCTCGACGACACGGTGACCTTCTCCGGCGGCACGCGGAGCACGGCCATCGTGCCGTCTGTGCCGCTCGTGCGATGCTGCTCGACGAGGTGCGCGATCTCGTCCGGCTCGTAGAGGTTGTCGCACGCGCCGATGAGCACATGCTCGTCGCGCGCGATGAGCGCGCGGCGGTCGGCCACCTGCATAAGCGCGTGGGCCGAGCCGCGCTGCTCGGACTGATATCCGAAGGCGACCTCGTAGCCGTTGCGTCGGGCGTCGGCCTCGATGAGCGGTACGATATCGTGTTCGGGCGACCGGGCGATGACGACGATGCGCCCGTCGACACCGGCCCGGCGGAACTGCTCGATCACGCGGCAGGCGATGGGTAGACCGGCCACCGGCATAGCCGCTTTGCTGATGAGGCTGGAGTAGGGGCGGAGGCGGGTGCCGAGCCCGGCGGCGAGCACGATGCCGATCACGGCCTACCTCTCGACGCGCACGCGCGGCCCGTGGCGCACGACGCGCACGGTGAAGAACTTGGCGTGCCGCAGGTGGGTCTCGCGGGCCGCGCGCCGCACCGCCTCGAGCAGGTGCCGGCTCTCGCCCGGCCGCGGCAGGATGAGCACCGAGCCGCCGCCACCGGCGCCGCTGAGCTTGGCGCCGAGTGCGCCGGCGGCGCGCGCCGCATCGATAAGCAGGTTGTTGGGTGCGCCCGCGCCGTCGGCAAACCCGCAGTCGCGCATAATGCCGTCGATGAGCGTGTGGTTCTCGTTCATCAGCCCGCCGAAGGCCTCGATGTCGCCGCGTATCAGGCACACT carries:
- a CDS encoding NTP transferase domain-containing protein — translated: MIGIVLAAGLGTRLRPYSSLISKAAMPVAGLPIACRVIEQFRRAGVDGRIVVIARSPEHDIVPLIEADARRNGYEVAFGYQSEQRGSAHALMQVADRRALIARDEHVLIGACDNLYEPDEIAHLVEQHRTSGTDGTMAVLRVPPEKVTVSSSVVVDGDRVVRIVEKPTLDDVASPFCGPLLYAFSPRILGLLDGVQPSPRGELEFQDAMQAFLDAGARVGWFELSRRDTLTLPADLLALNARFFAQTSLPTPGGRDGVTFVPPCLVEDEVAIGAGSTIGPNAHLMRGCRVGADCTIRHALVFPGAEIAKGSTTEHGLVT